A stretch of the Candidatus Zixiibacteriota bacterium genome encodes the following:
- a CDS encoding DUF5309 family protein: protein MPSYITGRQSTGTVLQAERKIDTPPEVFWLQKDLTPLVHISGGGGLEVGSKSDGKLPAKKKVCVNPEFKVLEKEPRGRWTAVNYSTGYTAGATTIICDSVAHIQVGDIVKNVVKEEVVYVTARDTGANTITVVRGFGATAAAAWADNEPLLRLATQSEENQAPPTIHKVQNRLRTNYCGIFRDTLGLSRTAQNSEYYGGKKKEELRQESLIELKKNIEYAFLWSEPYEDLTGPVNGAPIRTTGGLWYWGINGGGNVTTATTTFTKSGWLSFVRSCFQYGDAMVRVALCSPLVIEMLDYWKDGKLQMKPSEYLYGIKVAEWETGNGTLLIVRDTILQNSPYGTTTAGYGGVAIVFDPDLVQYRYLQNSDVALYENVVRDGTDGFTDEHIAEVGLGVINPENISILKGVTTYA from the coding sequence GTGCCCAGTTATATAACCGGAAGACAGAGCACCGGGACGGTTCTTCAGGCCGAACGGAAAATTGACACTCCTCCGGAAGTCTTCTGGCTGCAGAAAGACCTGACGCCGCTTGTGCATATCAGCGGCGGCGGCGGACTGGAAGTCGGGTCAAAATCCGACGGAAAGCTGCCCGCGAAGAAAAAGGTATGCGTCAATCCGGAATTCAAAGTCCTGGAGAAAGAGCCGCGCGGACGCTGGACGGCGGTCAACTACTCCACCGGCTACACCGCCGGCGCGACAACCATCATCTGCGATTCGGTCGCCCATATCCAGGTTGGCGACATCGTCAAAAATGTCGTCAAGGAAGAGGTTGTCTACGTCACGGCGCGTGACACCGGGGCTAACACCATCACCGTAGTGCGCGGATTCGGCGCTACGGCGGCGGCTGCCTGGGCCGACAACGAGCCGCTTCTGCGACTGGCGACGCAGTCGGAGGAGAACCAGGCACCCCCGACCATCCACAAGGTCCAGAATCGTCTTCGGACGAATTATTGCGGTATATTCCGCGATACTCTGGGTCTTTCCCGCACCGCTCAGAACTCGGAATATTACGGCGGGAAAAAGAAAGAGGAGCTCCGCCAGGAGTCCCTCATCGAGCTGAAGAAGAATATCGAGTATGCTTTTCTCTGGTCGGAGCCGTATGAGGACCTGACCGGTCCGGTCAACGGCGCCCCTATCCGGACCACCGGCGGTCTCTGGTATTGGGGCATCAACGGCGGGGGGAATGTCACCACCGCCACTACCACATTCACCAAGTCGGGCTGGCTGAGTTTTGTCCGGTCCTGTTTCCAGTATGGCGATGCTATGGTGCGGGTAGCCCTTTGCTCTCCGCTCGTCATCGAGATGCTGGACTACTGGAAAGACGGCAAGCTGCAGATGAAGCCAAGCGAATATCTCTATGGCATCAAGGTCGCCGAGTGGGAGACCGGTAACGGCACCCTGCTTATCGTCCGCGATACCATCCTGCAGAATTCGCCCTACGGCACAACCACGGCCGGCTACGGAGGCGTTGCCATCGTCTTCGACCCCGACCTGGTCCAGTATCGTTATCTGCAGAACTCTGATGTCGCTCTCTACGAGAATGTCGTCAGAGATGGTACCGACGGCTTCACCGACGAGCATATCGCCGAAGTCGGGCTGGGCGTCATCAATCCGGAGAATATCTCGATTCTCAAGGGTGTGACGACCTACGCTTAA